The genomic stretch GGTGGAACATTCCAGGTGGAACATTCCAGGTGGAACATTACACTCCTGGTAACAGATGCTGGATAAATACAGAAAAACTCTTCATTGATTATTTATTCCTTCAGAaccaaaataatgaaagaaaaatctgGTAAAGCCCAGATCACAAACCCGCTCACACCTGCCTACCTGGACGGGTCGACGTCCTGTGATGACgacaatgatgatggtgatgatggtgatgatggtgatgatgatgatggtgatgatggtgatgatggtgatgatgtggtggtgatgatggtgatgatggtgatggtgatggggtgATGAtgggctgatgatgatggtgatggtgatgatgatgatggtgatgatggtgatgctggtgctgatggtgatgatggtgtggtgatgctggtgatgatggtggtgatgatcatcatgatggtgatgatcatcatgatggtgatgatgatgatggtgatgatgatggtgatgacatcatgatggtgatgatgatgatggtgatgatggtgtgtgatgatgatggtgatggtggtgatgatgatggtggtgatgatgatggtgatgatgatggtggtgatgatgatggtgatgatcatcatggtggtgatgatggtgatgatgataatggtgatgatgatggtggtgatgatgatgatggtggtgatgatgatgataatggtgatgatgatggtggtgatgatgatgatgatgctgatggtggtgatgatgataatggtgatgatgatgatggtgatgatgatggtggtgatgatgatgatgatgatggtggtgatgatgatggtggtgatggtggtgatgatggtgatgatcatcatgatggtgatgatgatgtggtgatgatggtgatgatcatcatgatcatggtgatgatgatggtgatcatgatgatggtggtgatgatggtggtgatcatgatgatgatgatggtggtgatgatggtgatggtggtgatgatggtgatcatcatgatgggatggattgatcatgatgatgatggtggtgatgatgatggccatgatgatggtgatgatgatggtgatggtggtgatgatcatgatgatgatggtgattcatgatgatgatggtggttgatgatgatgatatgatgatgatggggtttgatgatgattgtggatcaatgatgatgatgatggattgTGGTGATGATGTTGTGAtcatcatgatgatgatgatggtgatgatcatgatgatgatgatggtgatgatcatgTTGGTGATGATCAtaatgatgatcatgatgatgttgatgatgatcaccATCATGCTTCATCTCTGTTTGCTTCATCTCTGTTTTTCACCACTTCCAGGACGTTATCTGTGACCATGTGACAAAGGTCTTCACTGTTGTTTCCTCGCGGCCACATGTAGGTCAGTCTTGTGGTCGTCATGCACGTCACGCCGCCGGTCAGACACGTCGATGCGCTTGTGAAGatcaaaacaaaaccagctgATGAACGTCAGTACTGAACCTCTATTAAAGTGACTTTGCTCATTCTCTTCCTGGAGTTGGCTCATGAAGACAAGATCAAAGATTGAATTGAGACGAGAGTTTTGTCGTCGTGGCTCCAAACGGAAGCTTCTGGGCTGGTCTATGCTGGTTTATGCTGGTCTATGCTGGTCTATGCTGGTTTATGCTGGTTTATGCTAACCTTTGCTAACCTCTGCTGCGCTCCAGGGACCCAACGGGAACagagagctgattgatgagACTGCAGAAACCATCCCAATCTAATCATTTATGGTTGAGGcacttttaaaatcaataaaaggGTCTTTTTAGTGAAGATTGTGTGACGCAACTTCAAATCCTGGAGGTTTGTTTTTCCGGAGGACTTTTAGAAATGTCAGCGTTTCAGATTTTACCCCAAAGCTTGTTCCTTCCTGATCGACTCGTCAGATGAAGCTATATCGCGTCTGCCGTTAAAGCTGGACGATGGTCACCACCTTCATCTTTGTCCCCACATCAGTGCGTCCGATGGGCGGAGGAGCCACCAGACTGTTCGGCTCCGTGACCCTCAGCAGCGGATCTCCCCTCCCTCCAGGCCTGGATCTGGATTTGGAGCTGCTACGACAGTGTGAAGAGGCCCTTGGAGACGGACCTCCTCGCTTCCACAGGACCTTCACGTCCCTCAGTGATGGAGAAAACACCCCTGGCCCCCCCATTAGGGTGATGCAGTGGAACATCCTGGCCCAAGGTAATAATAACCTGTTGGAACGTCACTCCAGATGGTTTTTAAAGGAAGATCTCAGCCCAACTGAACCTTTTTGTCTGGTTTCTGGTCGCTCGTGTACCAACCAATCAGACGGGCTACTGCTCGCTAAGGGCGTAAAATTCGACTGCCTGTTTAAGACTCGACCTCAAGGTCACATCCTCCGGGCGGCTCACAGGACCCGGGACACCAGCGTGTCTGAGGCCTCTGAGGTTTCTGGCGTGTTTATGTCCAAACCTGGGCTCCGCGGACACGAGCAGCTTCTAGTTAAAATGATCACGACATGTTTAGCGACCGTACTGATgaagctctctctccctctctctctctctattgaaGCTTTGGGCGAGGGGCTGGACAGCTTCGTCCAGTGTCCTCCGGAGGCCCTGAGCTGGTCCCGCAGGAAGTACCTCATCTTAGAGGAGATCCTCAGCCACCGACCTCATATCCTGTGTTTGCAGGAAGTTGACCACTACTACGACACTCTCCAGCCGGTTCTGGCCAGTctgggctacagcagcaacttctGCCCCAAGCCGTGGTCGCCCTGTCTGGGTGTTGAGGGCAACAACGGCCCTGATGGGTGCGCGCTCTTCTTTGACCACATGCGCTATGACTTCCTGGACAGCGTCAACATACGACTCTCTGCCATGAAGATTCCGACCAATCAGGTGGGTGGAACACGAAGCGGGCCGTTTGTAGACAGCTGGGCCCGAGCATCCGTAACGGGCGGCCTTCTCACTGCAGGTTGCCGTGGCGACGATGCTGCGGTGCAAGAGCACGGGGAGGTGCCTCTGCGTGGCCGTGACGCATCTGAAGGCCCGGTCCGGCTGGGAGTGGCTCCGCAGCGCACAGGGCGCCGACCTCCTGCGTCACATCCACAGTCTGATCCAGAAGCACGCTGGCGGCCACGCAGGCGCCCCCCCGCCCAACGTTCCCCTGCTCGTCTGCGGCGACTTCAACGCCGTCCCCACCGAGGACGTTTACCGCCATTTCTCGGCGTCCCCTCTCGGCCTGGAGTCCGCTTACAAAAAACTGAGTCGGGACGGCCTGTCGGAGCCGGAGTACACCACCTGGAAGATCCGGCCCACCGGGGAGTGCCGCTCCACCCTGGATTACATCTGGTACAGTCAGAACACGCTCAGGGTGGACGCCCTTTTGGACCTTCCCACCGAGGAGCAGATCGGTCCCAACAGGCTTCCGTCCTTCAGCTATCCATCCGACCATCTCTCCTTAGTTTGTGACCTGAGTTTTAAGGAATGAAAACGGCGTCACAATCGTAACGACGGCGTGGACGCCGAGCACGAACTCACCAACGGTGAAGAGTTCTCCTGGTCAAGCACATCGTGGCGGCTCAACCGCTCGACTTGTTGAGGGAGGGCGGGAGGTGAAAGTGCACTTACCGTTTATGGTCGTTTAAATCTGTTCTACGTACCTCAGACCggccaaagctgctgcagttgttgGAGACACGAGGAGACGGATGCATTTCAGTTATatttaagggttttttttgttgtctagCTAATAATCAAGACATCACAGAAGAGTCAACACTTGAGTTAAATAGTCTTTATGCTGGttaagatattttttttttgtaaactgGGTGaaataaaagcaccaaaaaacCTTCAGTTTTGAAATGTCTTTGTATTTCAGTAAAATCTAAATACACTTTGAAACAAGAGTACAGCAAAATAGAATATACTTCAAATGTTGAACATACAAACAGTTCAGTCTGAACAAAAATGTCGtctccatcttccctctttAGAAACAAAAGTACAGGGTTAAGAATGTTAGCTGGCCCAGTCGGCCCAGAGCCGACCGGGATCCAGTGGTTTCACAGCCATTCGGCCTTAGTCTGATTTTATGTGATTTTTACCCATTAATTATTTGAAATTGATGAAATCCATTTGGATTCCTTTCTCCACACTTGGCTAACGGCTGTGGCCTCGCTCCGTTTAACAGCCCGATAGAGAAACTCGTGCGTATTAGTTCAGTAACACTGTGCTTGGTAAAAGGTATCAAAACATGAGAACAAACTTTCTTACTGTTCAGACGATACATAAAGAAGTTAACATAACAGCCGTAGATTTTAGTTTAACCCCGTAAACGGTGGAGCAGGTGGTATTTATATATGTACATACGCGACGACACTCTGTCTGATATTGGTTTTTAGAGCTTCTTGCAGATACACTTTGTCTCTGAGGACTCGTAGCACCGCTCACTCGGTCGGCACAGTGCTAAAATTAGGAAAAGAAACTTTGCTGGCTTCTGTTGAGGCAAATGTCATAAAAAGTCACGACACACATTGAGTCTACGTACAAGCAACCGTTGATTTTCTCGTTATTGCGGCGTTTCGCCCCCATCGGTAGTGTTTGTTTTGAAGTCAAACTGCGCGAGTGACGGCAGGACGTTAAAAACTGTAGTGATCGAGCTTGGTCCCTTTGAGTTCCCAACAGCGGGTGAAAAAGCCGTCGTGGCGTAAAGTTCCAGAGGTTTTGTTGCGGTTCTGAGCGGCTGCTTTAGTTCAATGAAGTCCGAGGCAGCAACACGGGTGACGTCAGGACAGGTTCtgagcttaaaaaaagaaaaagaaatgccCTTAAGGGGTCATCAAAGTCTTACAGGCTACTGCTGGTTCTGACAAACATGTACACGCTGATCCTTGAGGCAGCCTTGAGGAGGATGGATGCTGGCTGAAGGGAGGGTCTCAATACTCCGGCTCCTCCGTCTTCATGGTGTCGGGCGCTTCTACTTTGATAACCACCTCAGCATCTATGGGCTCCGTCTGAATGTTCTGGAGCGTTTTGGAGCCGATCTGTTGGACTGGCACTTGCACGGCGTGGACGTGAACTCCCGACGCCTTCAGTTTGTCGGCCGCCGCTCCTCCGATGACCAGCTCGGAGCCATTAATGACGCCGCTTATAACCAAGGCTGGGCCACCACGGCCTGGCTGGCCGCGGACGCCGGCAGCCCCCCTGGAGCGCTGGAGGGCTGCGACGCCACTACAGTCTGCTGTTGGCTCTGGTTGGGGACGCTCAGCCTCATCACCTGTGTCCCAGGAGACACGTTGACGGGCGTGAGAGCGCGGACGGTCACGGGGCTACCGAGGACGCCGATGCCAGCTGGGGAGGCCCTGATGTTAGATTTACTGGTACCCGTGGAGGTCTGCAGCTGACACTGGGCCAGCTGGTGGGCTGGGATCGTGATGATCTTGGCCAGCTGCACGGTGATCTTGTCTCCGTTCTCTGCTGTGGCCGGGACCATGGTGGGTATGGTCTGGATCACGACCTGCCCCtaaccaaaaacaacaaaggtcgcttttaataaacaaaaaaacaccacaatGCAATAAAAGAAGACCTCAAAATAACCGCAGTCACCTCCATAATTATACTTTTGCTCACAAAGCCGCTACCATAATTAAGTTCAATATTTTAGGGTATGTTCAGAGCAACAGTTCAAACACCTTCTGCTGAGCGTTGGCGTTGCCAGTGGCGGCGGCGTTGATGGCCGAGGCGTTGCTGAGCAGAGCGGCGTGGCCAGAGGCCCCCGTcgttcctgctggctgctgaacCGCAACAGTCGGGATCTGACCGAGAGATGTGCTCATGACGACAGGCACCTGCATGGCCACCCGCACGGTCCTACAGTCGAGGGGTCAGACGGAACAAGGCGGCAGTGAGACAAGCGTTCCGGGCAAAGCGAGCGGCGCCGCTCGGCTGGACTCTAACCTGGGGGCTGAGGTGCTGGAGATGACCGCCGCCTGAGACTGCGGGCTCCGACTCCCGTCTGGCGTGGCCGACACGGTCACTATCCTCGGAACGCCGACCGTCACCGCTGAACTGACGCCAGGAGCGTGAAGCACGTTGGCCCTGCTCCCGCCCCGCAGGATATTGGGCCTCTTGGCAGCAGGCCGCTCTGTGGTCTGCAGCAGCATGTCCGGGGAGGGCGGCACGCGCTCGTACGACGCCGCCGTCTGAGAGGACCTCAGGTCGTCCGAGGCCGGCAGGTCGGCCTTTTCTTCGTCAATGATCACGATGTTCTTGGGCATCTCTTTGAACTGGTAGACCAGCCGCTGGCCTTCCACCTTGGCGAGGATTCCGCGCTGGTAATAATACCTGAAAGGGACGGATCGGCGGCGTTGGAGGATGCGCTGCAACACGAACcccaaggaaaagaaaaggacgCGCGTTTGGGCGCCTCACCTGAGGGCTCGTCCCATCGTTTCGTAGTTCATATCgggcttgtttttgtgtttccccCACAGCTTGGAAACAGCCTTGGAATCCACCAGTTTGAAGATGCCCTTCTCCCTCTGGGTCCACTTGATGTACCGGGGGCACGTGTTCTTGTCCTGAAGGAGGTCTAACAGGAACTCCCACAGGTAGGTGGTGCTCCCTGCTGAATAGCAAGCAAACGTGACGCTAAATGTACGTCTTTTACCGACAGTTCACTCGTTCAAACAACTCTATATCCAAATATATTGGAAGGCAACTTTATCATGGGACTACCTTTGCCttctctctgtttcttcttGATGCCGAGGTCGACTGAGCCATTAGAAAGCGATGACTGGTGACTCTTTGTC from Takifugu flavidus isolate HTHZ2018 chromosome 6, ASM371156v2, whole genome shotgun sequence encodes the following:
- the LOC130527329 gene encoding nocturnin-like isoform X1 — protein: MVTTFIFVPTSVRPMGGGATRLFGSVTLSSGSPLPPGLDLDLELLRQCEEALGDGPPRFHRTFTSLSDGENTPGPPIRVMQWNILAQALGEGLDSFVQCPPEALSWSRRKYLILEEILSHRPHILCLQEVDHYYDTLQPVLASLGYSSNFCPKPWSPCLGVEGNNGPDGCALFFDHMRYDFLDSVNIRLSAMKIPTNQVAVATMLRCKSTGRCLCVAVTHLKARSGWEWLRSAQGADLLRHIHSLIQKHAGGHAGAPPPNVPLLVCGDFNAVPTEDVYRHFSASPLGLESAYKKLSRDGLSEPEYTTWKIRPTGECRSTLDYIWYSQNTLRVDALLDLPTEEQIGPNRLPSFSYPSDHLSLVCDLSFKE
- the LOC130527329 gene encoding nocturnin-like isoform X2 — translated: METSVRPMGGGATRLFGSVTLSSGSPLPPGLDLDLELLRQCEEALGDGPPRFHRTFTSLSDGENTPGPPIRVMQWNILAQALGEGLDSFVQCPPEALSWSRRKYLILEEILSHRPHILCLQEVDHYYDTLQPVLASLGYSSNFCPKPWSPCLGVEGNNGPDGCALFFDHMRYDFLDSVNIRLSAMKIPTNQVAVATMLRCKSTGRCLCVAVTHLKARSGWEWLRSAQGADLLRHIHSLIQKHAGGHAGAPPPNVPLLVCGDFNAVPTEDVYRHFSASPLGLESAYKKLSRDGLSEPEYTTWKIRPTGECRSTLDYIWYSQNTLRVDALLDLPTEEQIGPNRLPSFSYPSDHLSLVCDLSFKE
- the LOC130527329 gene encoding nocturnin-like isoform X3 — encoded protein: MGGGATRLFGSVTLSSGSPLPPGLDLDLELLRQCEEALGDGPPRFHRTFTSLSDGENTPGPPIRVMQWNILAQALGEGLDSFVQCPPEALSWSRRKYLILEEILSHRPHILCLQEVDHYYDTLQPVLASLGYSSNFCPKPWSPCLGVEGNNGPDGCALFFDHMRYDFLDSVNIRLSAMKIPTNQVAVATMLRCKSTGRCLCVAVTHLKARSGWEWLRSAQGADLLRHIHSLIQKHAGGHAGAPPPNVPLLVCGDFNAVPTEDVYRHFSASPLGLESAYKKLSRDGLSEPEYTTWKIRPTGECRSTLDYIWYSQNTLRVDALLDLPTEEQIGPNRLPSFSYPSDHLSLVCDLSFKE
- the LOC130527308 gene encoding LOW QUALITY PROTEIN: ETS-related transcription factor Elf-2-like (The sequence of the model RefSeq protein was modified relative to this genomic sequence to represent the inferred CDS: inserted 1 base in 1 codon), producing the protein MATSQHEGHANQLDLLIRAVEASVHGASIHRSDKTFEAAEALLRMDSPSSLREDRSPEGLVSPYGTTPDFVHAALRPDMITDTEVEISTEECCEEEEEEMVSPSEEPEPEPDHEHIRKRKAGRRTKSHQSSLSNGSVDLGIKKKQREGKAGSTTYLWEFLLDLLQDKNTCPRYIKWTQREKGIFKLVDSKAVSKLWGKHKNKPDMNYETMGRALRYYYQRGILAKVEGQRLVYQFKEMPKNIVIIDEEKADLPASDDLRSSQTAASYERVPPSPDMLLQTTERPAAKRPNILRGGSRANVLHAPGVSSAVTVGVPRIVTVSATPDGSRSPQSQAAVISSTSAPRTVRVAMQVPVVMSTSLGQIPTVAVQQPAGTTGASGHAALLSNASAINAAATGNANAQQKGQVVIQTIPTMVPATAENGDKITVQLAKIITIPAHQLAQCQLQTSTGTSKSNIRASPAGIGVLGSPVTVRALTPVNVSPGTQVMRLSVPNQSQQQTVVASQPSSAPGGLPASAASQAVVAQPXVISGVINGSELVIGGAAADKLKASGVHVHAVQVPVQQIGSKTLQNIQTEPIDAEVVIKVEAPDTMKTEEPEY